The following coding sequences lie in one Rutidosis leptorrhynchoides isolate AG116_Rl617_1_P2 chromosome 4, CSIRO_AGI_Rlap_v1, whole genome shotgun sequence genomic window:
- the LOC139845451 gene encoding bZIP transcription factor 44-like has product MATSSGATISSCSGSGSGLYQIQNSGSEENLQNLMNERKRKRMISNRESARRSRMRKQQRVDELTCEVSQLRNKNNQIMSNISVTTQHYMSVEAENCVLRAQVAELSNRLQSLNEIMSFCMFPEEQYGSGVGNGTEFVDELMVNSLSYLYANQPILASADMIQY; this is encoded by the coding sequence ATGGCTACTTCTAGTGGTGCTACAATATCATCATGTTCGGGTTCAGGTTCGGGTTTATATCAAATTCAGAACTCGGGTTCTGAAGAAAATCTTCAGAACCTGATGAATGAAAGGAAGCGGAAACGAATGATATCGAATCGCGAATCCGCTAGGAGATCAAGAATGAGGAAACAACAACGTGTCGATGAACTAACGTGTGAAGTGAGTCAACTCAGGAATAAAAACAATCAGATCATGTCAAATATTAGTGTCACCACACAACATTACATGAGTGTGGAGGCAGAGAATTGTGTCCTGAGGGCTCAAGTGGCGGAACTAAGTAACCGATTGCAGTCGTTGAACGAGATCATGTCGTTTTGCATGTTTCCGGAAGAGCAATACGGAAGTGGAGTTGGAAATGGTACTGAGTTTGTGGACGAGTTGATGGTTAACTCACTGAGTTACCTTTATGCTAATCAGCCTATCTTGGCTTCTGCAGACATGATTCAGTACTGA